A section of the Alkalihalobacillus sp. LMS39 genome encodes:
- a CDS encoding oligosaccharide flippase family protein produces the protein MSVKDVKRGIISSYGILTADIIVGILFTPFLIRSLGQSEYGVYALMGAFVASIAIIDFGFGNAITRYISQYRAEGKKEKEANFLGICFTFYFLIAIVTLILGFIFLYLFDYFYQNSFSLEEIKIAKSIFIIMILNISMSFFIGAFNSYLQAYEKYPLLNLITLFKLLLRVIILIILLSLGYKAIAVVIVDTILNFIMGVSFLVICVKKLGFRIKFSTFDFTFFKELTGYSSFVFLSNIADMLFWRLGLLLLGVISNTSSIAIYAVGITLISYFQYISGVINGKLFPMITRMVVNKSTPYELTIFISRVARFQLIIVSCVLLGFQLFGKEFITLWVGIEYIDSWSVAQILMISMILQILQYPCVLILRAKKIDAFRTIMQLLFMLIGGGIGVLLYFNHDIVGMAMGLAIANVLLNWILLNIYYIKVLNFQLIYFLKEISKMIPSISVVTILGFLISFLPHLSWSLFIGKCVLFVLAFTMIIWKLGLNNSERRLILDQLTLFLPIKKENMKTIKKQI, from the coding sequence ATGTCAGTAAAGGATGTAAAAAGGGGAATAATTTCTTCCTATGGTATTTTAACAGCTGATATTATTGTTGGTATTTTATTTACCCCTTTTTTGATAAGGTCCCTTGGACAGTCGGAGTATGGAGTTTATGCTTTAATGGGGGCTTTTGTTGCTTCAATTGCCATTATAGATTTTGGCTTTGGAAATGCAATTACAAGGTATATCTCTCAATATAGGGCAGAAGGAAAAAAAGAAAAGGAAGCAAATTTTCTTGGAATATGTTTCACCTTTTACTTTTTAATAGCTATTGTTACATTGATATTGGGCTTTATTTTTTTATATTTATTTGATTATTTCTATCAAAACTCTTTCAGTTTAGAAGAAATAAAAATTGCAAAGTCTATTTTTATTATTATGATATTGAATATTTCAATGTCTTTTTTTATTGGTGCTTTTAATTCATATTTACAAGCCTATGAAAAGTATCCATTATTAAATTTAATCACTTTGTTTAAGCTATTACTTAGAGTTATTATTTTGATTATCCTTCTATCGTTAGGGTATAAAGCAATTGCAGTGGTTATTGTTGATACCATTTTAAACTTTATTATGGGTGTAAGTTTTTTAGTGATTTGTGTTAAGAAGTTAGGTTTTCGTATTAAGTTTAGTACATTTGACTTTACATTTTTCAAGGAATTAACAGGATACTCATCATTTGTTTTCTTATCCAATATTGCAGATATGTTGTTTTGGAGGTTAGGATTACTTTTGTTGGGGGTCATTTCTAATACTAGCTCTATTGCAATTTATGCTGTTGGAATAACATTAATTAGTTACTTTCAATATATCTCTGGAGTAATTAATGGAAAATTATTTCCTATGATTACAAGGATGGTTGTGAATAAATCTACTCCGTACGAATTAACAATTTTTATTAGTAGAGTTGCTAGATTTCAACTTATTATTGTTTCATGTGTATTATTGGGATTTCAGTTATTCGGAAAAGAATTTATTACCTTGTGGGTGGGAATAGAGTATATTGATTCTTGGTCGGTCGCGCAAATATTAATGATTTCAATGATATTACAGATATTACAATATCCTTGTGTTCTTATTCTTCGTGCCAAAAAGATAGATGCATTTCGTACAATAATGCAACTTCTCTTTATGTTAATTGGTGGAGGAATAGGAGTCTTACTTTATTTTAATCATGATATTGTAGGGATGGCGATGGGTTTAGCAATAGCGAATGTCTTATTAAATTGGATTTTGTTAAATATTTACTATATAAAAGTACTAAATTTTCAATTAATTTACTTTCTTAAAGAAATAAGCAAAATGATACCTAGTATTAGTGTAGTAACTATACTAGGTTTTTTAATTTCCTTTTTACCACATTTAAGTTGGTCACTGTTTATAGGAAAGTGTGTTTTATTCGTTCTTGCTTTTACTATGATTATATGGAAACTAGGATTAAATAATAGTGAAAGAAGATTAATTCTTGATCAACTTACTTTATTTTTACCAATAAAAAAGGAAAATATGAAAACAATAAAAAAGCAAATATAA
- a CDS encoding glycosyltransferase, whose translation MKIPPIISIIVPIFNVEKYIANCLDSLLNQSLKNIEIILVNDGSSDESGVIAEKYARTDDRIVVIHQKNKGISSARNSGLEIATGQYIGFVDPDDWIEESMYEKLYDVARKTDSSIVFCGFYEFYEDTSRKVEILYPFLSNVNEGKSEVEREILLPVIIGKVHAFTWNKIYKREELIAREIYSPEDLPLMQDIIYNMNVLANVSNVAYINEPLYYFRRHTTSNTMKFRPDIYETIMYIYQEKVLYLERFKLMNETCLREVNIWFVKQVLQVIIAEFNKKNVTSNQEKMARLKTICYDEKTQEIVCNVKIRGNFFQNIILVGLRKRSLPLIGFGARIYNGWLTIRSKYSY comes from the coding sequence ATGAAAATTCCACCTATAATAAGCATAATTGTACCGATTTTTAATGTTGAAAAGTATATAGCTAATTGTTTGGACTCTTTACTCAATCAATCATTAAAAAATATAGAAATAATACTTGTAAATGATGGTTCATCTGATGAAAGTGGAGTTATAGCTGAAAAGTATGCACGTACTGATGATAGAATTGTAGTTATCCATCAGAAGAATAAAGGGATTAGCTCAGCTAGAAATTCTGGATTAGAAATAGCAACCGGACAATATATCGGTTTTGTTGATCCAGATGACTGGATTGAAGAATCGATGTATGAAAAATTGTATGATGTAGCTAGAAAAACAGACTCATCGATTGTGTTTTGTGGGTTTTATGAATTTTATGAAGATACTAGTCGTAAAGTTGAAATTTTATATCCTTTTTTATCTAATGTAAATGAAGGGAAGAGTGAGGTTGAAAGAGAGATACTTTTACCTGTAATAATTGGAAAAGTACACGCATTTACATGGAATAAAATTTACAAAAGAGAAGAATTAATTGCAAGGGAAATTTATTCCCCAGAAGATTTACCATTAATGCAAGACATCATTTATAATATGAACGTTCTAGCCAATGTATCAAATGTTGCCTATATAAATGAGCCACTGTATTATTTTAGGAGGCATACAACTTCAAATACTATGAAATTTCGACCGGATATTTATGAAACAATAATGTATATATATCAGGAGAAAGTATTGTATTTAGAACGATTTAAACTGATGAATGAAACTTGTTTGCGAGAAGTTAATATATGGTTTGTAAAGCAAGTTTTACAAGTGATTATAGCAGAATTTAATAAAAAAAATGTAACTTCAAATCAAGAAAAAATGGCGAGATTAAAAACAATTTGTTATGACGAGAAGACACAGGAAATCGTATGTAATGTCAAAATTAGGGGCAATTTTTTTCAAAATATAATATTAGTAGGTTTGAGAAAGAGATCTCTACCGCTCATAGGTTTTGGAGCAAGAATTTATAATGGTTGGCTAACTATTAGAAGTAAGTATTCCTATTGA
- the galE gene encoding UDP-glucose 4-epimerase GalE: MNILVTGGSGYIGSHTCIELLNAGHTVTVIDNLSNSSHVALQRVRKITGKEVKFYHGDLLNRQLLETIFSQNQIDAVIHFAGLKAVGESVAKPFLYYHNNITGTLLLCDVMEKYGVHQIVFSSSATVYGAQKTVPLSEELPLQATNPYGKTKQMIEEILQDLSIANPKWSIALLRYFNPVGAHESGLIGEDPNGIPNNLVPFITQVASGRLQELKVFGNQYKTHDGTGVRDYIHVVDLAYGHLRALESVVQNNGVHAYNLGTGIGYSVLDVVSAFEQVIGKPIPYKIVDPRPGDIAVSYADPSKAKEELNWKATKGLYEMCEDAWRWQKTNPLGYEKEIQSV; this comes from the coding sequence ATGAACATTCTAGTAACAGGTGGTTCAGGCTATATCGGTTCACATACTTGTATAGAGTTATTAAACGCGGGTCATACCGTTACAGTTATTGATAACTTATCGAATAGTAGTCATGTAGCTCTACAACGTGTTAGGAAAATTACAGGTAAAGAAGTAAAGTTTTATCATGGCGATTTACTTAATCGACAATTACTAGAAACGATTTTTTCTCAAAACCAAATTGATGCGGTGATTCATTTTGCTGGATTAAAAGCAGTTGGAGAATCAGTAGCAAAGCCATTCTTGTATTACCATAATAATATCACGGGGACTTTATTACTTTGTGACGTTATGGAAAAATACGGTGTCCACCAAATTGTGTTTAGTTCATCTGCAACGGTTTATGGTGCACAGAAAACAGTTCCATTATCGGAAGAGTTGCCACTACAAGCGACAAATCCATATGGAAAAACAAAACAAATGATTGAAGAAATATTACAAGACTTGTCCATTGCGAATCCAAAGTGGAGTATTGCTCTTCTTCGCTATTTCAATCCAGTAGGAGCACATGAAAGTGGGTTAATAGGTGAAGACCCGAATGGAATTCCTAATAACTTAGTGCCTTTTATTACTCAAGTTGCATCTGGTAGATTACAAGAATTAAAAGTATTTGGAAATCAATATAAGACTCATGATGGCACTGGAGTAAGAGATTATATTCATGTTGTCGACTTGGCATACGGTCATTTACGCGCACTTGAATCTGTTGTACAAAATAACGGGGTTCATGCTTATAACTTAGGGACAGGAATTGGTTATAGTGTATTGGATGTTGTTTCAGCATTTGAACAAGTCATCGGAAAGCCTATTCCATATAAAATTGTTGATCCAAGACCAGGGGATATTGCAGTAAGTTATGCGGATCCGTCTAAAGCAAAAGAGGAATTAAACTGGAAAGCAACAAAAGGGCTTTATGAAATGTGTGAAGATGCATGGCGCTGGCAAAAAACAAATCCACTAGGCTATGAAAAAGAAATACAATCCGTGTAA
- a CDS encoding glycosyltransferase: protein MSINENQIPKIIHYCWFGGNEKPALVKKCLESWEKHLPDYEIKEWNESNVNLDSNQYVKEAYSQKKYAFVSDYIRVHALYHNGGIYLDTDVEVFQSFTPFLQEYSFWGFEQENFIATSTIGARKHHPFIKSFLDSYEKREFIKEDHSVDDITNVAVVTKMLKAKGLVQNGQKQTIDGVGTIYPQVYFSPYDYINCQTFKTEETYAMHHYYKSWLPLKARVKSNMKTTLAKVIGGQNIARLRKIVSKV, encoded by the coding sequence ATGTCTATAAACGAGAATCAAATCCCAAAAATCATCCACTATTGTTGGTTTGGCGGAAATGAGAAGCCAGCGTTAGTCAAAAAATGTCTCGAAAGTTGGGAAAAACATCTTCCAGACTATGAAATAAAAGAGTGGAATGAATCGAATGTCAATCTTGATTCAAACCAATATGTGAAAGAGGCGTACAGCCAAAAAAAATATGCCTTTGTTAGTGATTACATCCGTGTTCATGCACTGTATCACAATGGAGGGATTTATTTAGACACAGACGTAGAAGTCTTTCAGTCATTTACCCCGTTTTTACAAGAGTATTCGTTTTGGGGGTTTGAACAAGAAAACTTCATTGCCACAAGTACAATTGGAGCACGAAAACATCATCCTTTTATTAAATCTTTTCTCGACTCCTATGAGAAAAGAGAATTTATAAAGGAAGACCATTCAGTCGATGACATAACGAATGTAGCTGTTGTAACGAAAATGTTGAAAGCAAAAGGTCTCGTCCAAAATGGGCAAAAACAAACAATCGATGGCGTAGGGACTATTTATCCACAAGTATATTTTTCACCTTACGACTATATTAATTGTCAGACGTTTAAGACTGAGGAAACCTATGCTATGCACCACTATTACAAAAGCTGGTTACCGTTAAAAGCTAGAGTGAAAAGTAATATGAAAACAACATTAGCAAAAGTCATCGGAGGTCAAAATATTGCTCGCCTTCGCAAAATAGTATCAAAAGTGTAG
- a CDS encoding glycosyltransferase, with protein sequence MKDILIASYDMEIGGVERSLISLLENFDYERYKVDLFLHRHQGDFFPLLPQQVNLLEERKPYTTFRKSISETVKDGYIGIGCSRVLSKIHAELDGKRKKIKEPGYIQMQLMWQYTLPFLPKVKKEYDVAISYLWPHDFVAEKVAAKKKIAWIHTDYSTITTNVKRDIKMWSRFDYIIAVSDACKDAFLQKYPMLEKKVSVMENLTSPLFIKKMADKDVPFPMDSDPRFKIVTVARLSHAKGIDNAILAMKKLKEKGYNDIAWYVVGYGGDEAMLRKMIQENGVEDCFILLGKKVNPYPYMKAADLYVQPSRYEGKAVTVDEAKILGKAILIGNYRTANSQINNMVDGLITEQSIKGLVEGISLLISEKLLIKRFSNKCLELEHNTSKQIASLYQLVDR encoded by the coding sequence ATGAAGGACATACTAATCGCCTCTTACGACATGGAAATTGGAGGAGTCGAAAGAAGTTTAATCAGTTTACTAGAAAATTTTGATTATGAAAGATATAAAGTTGACTTGTTCTTACATCGCCACCAAGGCGATTTCTTTCCACTCTTGCCACAGCAAGTCAATCTATTAGAAGAACGTAAACCTTATACGACGTTTCGGAAATCCATTTCTGAAACAGTAAAGGACGGCTATATAGGAATTGGCTGCTCAAGAGTGCTGTCGAAAATCCATGCCGAACTGGATGGAAAGCGGAAAAAGATAAAAGAACCTGGCTATATCCAAATGCAGCTCATGTGGCAGTATACTTTACCGTTCTTACCGAAAGTAAAGAAAGAATATGATGTAGCAATTAGTTATTTATGGCCACATGATTTTGTTGCTGAAAAAGTAGCGGCCAAAAAGAAGATTGCCTGGATTCATACGGATTACTCTACAATTACAACAAATGTGAAACGAGATATCAAAATGTGGAGTCGCTTTGACTATATAATCGCTGTATCAGATGCGTGTAAGGATGCTTTTCTTCAAAAATATCCAATGCTTGAAAAGAAAGTTTCCGTCATGGAAAACCTTACGTCCCCGCTATTTATTAAAAAAATGGCAGATAAAGATGTACCGTTTCCAATGGATTCAGACCCAAGATTTAAAATCGTAACCGTGGCACGATTGTCTCATGCAAAAGGAATTGATAATGCGATATTGGCCATGAAAAAGTTAAAGGAAAAAGGATACAACGATATTGCATGGTATGTCGTTGGATATGGTGGCGATGAGGCTATGTTAAGGAAAATGATTCAAGAAAACGGTGTAGAAGATTGCTTTATCCTTCTCGGAAAAAAAGTCAATCCTTATCCATATATGAAGGCTGCTGATTTGTATGTTCAGCCATCACGGTATGAAGGGAAGGCAGTTACGGTGGATGAAGCCAAGATCTTAGGAAAGGCTATTTTGATAGGAAATTATAGAACTGCTAACAGTCAGATAAATAATATGGTGGATGGTTTAATAACAGAACAATCAATAAAGGGTTTAGTAGAGGGTATATCATTGTTAATATCAGAAAAACTATTAATAAAGCGATTTTCAAATAAATGTTTGGAACTGGAACACAATACTTCTAAACAGATCGCCTCCTTATACCAATTAGTGGACCGTTAA
- a CDS encoding aminotransferase class I/II-fold pyridoxal phosphate-dependent enzyme: MNEVDKKRIYLSSPHMSGHEQKYIQTAFETNWIAPLGPNVDEFEREIADYVGVKGAVALTSGTAAIHLALSLLNITKGDVVFCSTLTFVASANPILYQGAEPVFIDSEPETWNMSPKALEKALQEAASEGKLPKAIIVVNLYGQSAKMDEIMSLCEIYRIPLIEDAAESLGSQYKGRASGSFGYYGIFSFNGNKIITTSGGGMLVSNDNEAITRARFLATQAKEKAIHYEHVERGYNYRLSNVLAGIGRGQFEVLEQRVQAKRDVFQYYYEHLAHLPGLFFMPELEGTKSNRWLSALTIDEQLTGFSVSDLLVVMEEENIEARPVWKPLHLQPLFEGTRFYSHDKHEDIAKRLFETGICLPSGSNLCEEDLERVILCVKSFYKQNIKVG; encoded by the coding sequence TTGAATGAAGTTGATAAAAAAAGAATCTATTTATCCTCCCCCCATATGAGTGGTCACGAACAGAAGTACATTCAAACAGCATTTGAAACAAATTGGATTGCACCACTAGGACCGAATGTGGATGAATTTGAAAGAGAAATAGCTGATTATGTTGGAGTAAAAGGGGCCGTTGCTCTTACATCTGGCACTGCTGCGATTCATTTAGCACTTTCGTTATTAAACATTACAAAGGGGGATGTCGTTTTTTGTTCTACGCTTACGTTTGTAGCAAGTGCAAACCCCATTTTATATCAAGGAGCAGAGCCTGTTTTTATTGACTCAGAACCAGAAACGTGGAATATGTCACCAAAAGCATTAGAAAAAGCTTTACAGGAAGCAGCAAGTGAAGGGAAGCTTCCAAAAGCCATTATTGTAGTGAATTTATATGGTCAAAGTGCAAAGATGGATGAGATCATGTCGTTGTGTGAAATATATCGAATCCCTTTAATTGAAGATGCGGCTGAATCATTAGGCTCGCAATATAAAGGGAGGGCAAGTGGTTCGTTTGGTTATTATGGGATCTTTTCTTTTAATGGAAACAAAATCATTACAACATCTGGTGGTGGCATGCTTGTATCAAATGATAATGAAGCCATTACTAGAGCAAGATTTTTGGCGACACAGGCAAAAGAAAAAGCGATTCATTATGAGCATGTTGAGCGAGGCTATAATTACCGACTAAGCAATGTGTTGGCTGGCATTGGTAGAGGACAATTTGAAGTGTTAGAACAACGAGTGCAAGCGAAACGAGATGTTTTTCAATATTATTATGAACATTTAGCCCATCTTCCAGGGCTCTTTTTTATGCCTGAACTAGAAGGAACCAAATCTAATCGTTGGTTATCAGCTTTAACGATTGATGAACAGTTAACCGGCTTTTCCGTTTCTGATTTGCTAGTCGTCATGGAAGAAGAAAATATCGAAGCTCGTCCGGTTTGGAAACCGTTGCATTTACAGCCATTGTTTGAAGGGACTCGTTTTTATTCACATGACAAACATGAGGATATTGCGAAACGATTATTTGAAACCGGTATTTGTCTTCCATCAGGGTCAAATTTATGTGAAGAAGATTTAGAGCGGGTCATTCTTTGTGTGAAGTCATTTTATAAACAAAATATAAAAGTTGGGTAA